The following proteins are co-located in the Megalobrama amblycephala isolate DHTTF-2021 linkage group LG12, ASM1881202v1, whole genome shotgun sequence genome:
- the praf2 gene encoding PRA1 family protein 2 yields MVDVQPPPFRTLDDFLLGSARFSVPDVRNLDRWNNRIINNLLYYQSNYFAFAVAFLVVVGYFQPLQLILGATVVILLFLGFVWAAENKAVIRRFRRNHPSLSVSAILGSSYLLLSVLGGVAVFLFGIAFPILMILIHASVRLRSLKNKLENKLESIGLKRTPMGLILEALGQEQEAGS; encoded by the exons ATGGTGGATGTTCAGCCTCCGCCTTTCAGAACTCTGGACGATTTTCTGCTGGGTTCGGCCCGATTCTCAGTGCCAGATGTTCGTAACTTGGATCGGTGGAATAACCGAATCATTAACAACCTGCTGTATTACCAGTCAAACTATTTTGCCTTCGCCGTGGCATTTTTGGTTGTAGTCGG GTATTTCCAACCACTCCAGCTGATCCTTGGGGCAACAGTTGTGATCCTTCTGTTTTTGGGGTTTGTCTGGGCAGCTGAAAACAAGGCGGTAATCCGACGATTCCGGAGGAATCATCCATCTCTCTCCGTATCTGCAATTTTGGGCTCCAGCTACCTTCTTCTGTCCGTTTTAGGAGGGGTAGCTGTTTTCCTCTTTGGCATTGCCTTCCCCATATTAA TGATCCTAATCCATGCTTCAGTAAGACTCAGAAGCCTTAAGAATAAACTAGAGAATAAGTTGGAAAGTATAGGATTGAAGAGGACTCCCATGGGCCTGATACTGGAAGCTCTGGGACAGGAACAAGAGGCTGGATCATAG